CATCGCCATACCGTGCAGCTTCAGGCCTTCATCCAAACCGTGAACATTCCGATTAGACGCCGTGCAGCTGGTACACTGGTGCTGGTTGACAACCTCCGGTCCGTGCCCGCCGGAAATTTGTCCAGATTGAGGTCGTTGTAGGTAAGCTTGGCGTAGTGTTCACAGCTTTCACAATGTTCCTCCGTCGGCCTTCCAGCAGAATCTACAAGAAGCAAGGAAAGAGTTAGAATCGTGTTGATAACCCACCGATGAAACCGTAGTACAAACCTGCATCCCTAAGGTCGCCCACTCGTGAACTGGCGCGATTTGGTGTGCGATCGGTTGTTCATGAAACTGCGCCCGTCAGGGAACTCCTCCGAGCAGACCTCGCACCGCGCGGTTTTGTTCCGGTGTGAAACCATGTGCCGCTTGAGGCATGTTTTGTTGTGGAACGATTTGCCACACTTGGAGCAGCCGTGCGTTCCATAGCTGGACCGTTCCCGCGAGTGTTCCCAGCGTGTTTGAGCAGTGCGTTGTGGTTCTTGCAGAGCTTCCCACACACGACGCAAGACGTTTCGGTTGGTTCGAGACTGTGAAACTGCTGGACGTGCTCCTTGATGGTGGTTCCGTCCAGGAAAGATCGTTTGCACAGGTTGGATTTGTGCGGCTCAAATCGGGCGTGAACCAATCGTCTTGGTTCACCGGCGATTTCGGCCCGGCAGGATGTTGATTCTACTTCTTCGGCGCAACCATTTGGGGCGCCTTCAACTTGCTTTGATCCAGTGGCGACACAGTCATCACTAAGACCAGCCGCTCATGAGCTCAACGCCCTCCGGAAGTTCTTAGCAGTTCCGGCTTCCGCCAACCAGCGTTCCACTTCCGGATCCAGCGCCTGACCTTCTAAAATGGGGCTTCTCACAATCATCTTGAACCTGGAAAtggaaaattagataaaattcaGATATTGGTTTTGTTGAGGTTATGTCACCAGAGCACTACCGTCGACAGTACGGAATGATCGGGACCTGCAGCAGACTTTCCGGAGCATGAACCAGGCATGGCATGGCCAGGTCAGGCATGCCATGACCTAAAACGGTCGCACGAATCCTTGAGTTCCGGAACAGGTGGAAAAGGGGTAACTCCAAAAACTGATGGCACTTTGCGACTCTCGTGCGTTTGTAGCCCAGCAGCGGAAGTCGGCCGGTTCCTCCACCCGAGCACTATGATCACAAAAACAACGAAACATCCAAATTAATCTATTATTTGATGCATTATCGAAAACGCAGCATACATTTTTACTCACCAGTCCCATTCCATTCCAAAAAAGCACACAACAGGACTGAACATGTTTCGGGCTTTCTTTTTTCTTAACACTTTGACGTTTGATTCGCACACTTTTGtcaaaaatcatcaacaaaacCGTTTCGGCGAAACTCGGCGAAATGTCATCGAGGTTCCACCATACACCAGCAGGTGTCGCCCTTGTGCAAAAATTGCTCAAACGGAATCGAAGCGGAACCCAATCAGATAATCCGCTTAGAAAATTTCGAAGCAATTTTCGAAGCGGAATTCGAAGCGGAATGAACCCGTCATGCGGAAAACGGTTTGATTGGGATTAATTGGGGTGTGCAATAGGTGCAAATCGCACTGATAAAAAGCTTCATTCACGCGATCACATTTTGTTGAAATCGTTCTTGAATATTTTGTGGAAAATTCAAACGAGCACGTATTGGCTGCGTACTGACGGCACTGTGACGGACGATGGTTCACAAAATCGCCCAGTCACTTTGAAAAGTCATCCTTTTTGACGTTTTGGCCCTCGTCAGTCACGCCACCTGACTGGCTGCGCAGGGAACCatttttccattcttcatcgcgAGGCTGATCGTGTGAGGAGGCTTGAATTTACTTATTTTTCCCGTGAAGAACCAACCGCAAAACCTCCACCAAAATGCAGGGCCTGAGCTTGGCTAGCATCAAGAAGAACCCAGCGGTAAGTGTTTAGGGCGAGTGCGAGGGCTGGAATCCGCGACGTTCCGGAGGTTGTCCTTTGTTACGTCACagttgcttttttttatcttgaagaAAAATGAAACTAATCGATGCGCAAATTTTCCTCCTTCCAGCTGATCCCGCTGTACGTCTGTATCGGTCTGGGAGCGGCCGCCGCCGTCTTCTACACCGCTCGGCTGGCCATCCGAAGCCCCGAAGTGACCTGGAGCCGTAAGAACAACCCCGAGCCGTGGGAGGAGTACAGGAACAAGCAGCACAAGGTTAGTGTAGAGTCGGCTGTAGAGTGCCATTGGCAAGGTTATATAAAATGAGCAAATGTTTCGCTCTTGTGGGTGACGACTTGGATTGGGGAATGTTTACTAGAATCTATTATTAACGGTGGAACCACTCTTTTATTCCGGTTTAAGTGGGTTGATGGGCTTTGTTGATTGAAAACAAATTCTAGGCTATTTTAAGCAGCGTGATAAGTCACTTTTACCGGCTTCTCTAAGGCTGGTTGCAACCTATCATAGCACTCCACAGCCGAAACCTTcccccagtcacgaaatatacTAACATAGCTGGTTCTGCccgaatcctgctagaacgataaaacatttctgctagaatgctgtaagaatatccagctctgtaagaactctgctagaacgtcgtgactgggccaCCGTGCTGTGGactatagaaaatatttaaagtttttagtagACAAAAACGGAGTGTCAATTTACTAAATATGTGATAGCGAATATATGCTAggtatttgaaattaaaacaagaCTTAGTGACAGGTTTTTCATATTGCTTTCCCCATTCTAGgtacaccaaaactctgttttacGCTCCCTGATTTACGCCAAAGCCCCCATTTGCGCTTTCAAAAAACCCCAAAATAATGCTCCCTTCGGAAATAACGCATATAAAGAACCTGAAGCAAGATTTAACacgatttaaagattttttaaaacttttttaaactacAAAGTAGTTGTTGTAGAATTTTTAACATATCTCAACAGCATCCCAACATTGAGTACTTCAAAAAGATTTCACGCTCTCCCCCAGTTTACGACCGCTCCTCCCATTAGGGATTTAGTGTACTTGAATTCAAATAAGTTATGCCGTTGACATAACCGAATGGTGGTGGATAACGTGTGTTTTGGTAGTTTAATAATAATCTAGACATCTCAAAAGCACTGGAAAATGTCTCGATTTTTACTTAATTGGAAACCGACCTTCGCTGTAATAAAAGTAAGTCTACCCATTAGTTGTTGCTCTATTAGATACTTAAATTGAACTTTGTGTTTGTTAAATATTAGGTACTTAAAGTTCACCTCTGTGTTTGGGAAGTGCATTTTCATTGGCAAATATATGCTATTTAGGTGCTTGAAGTTAGTAGAAAATTGCTGATaaaatttcgaatcgaatgATACAAAAAAATCCTGCCATTTCGATGCGTCTGGACGAATATTCCTGTGCTTGCAACCTGCAGGATTCACATTCGCATGGATATGGGGATCgaagcgggttgcagactggatttcgtcatgtatatgtgatgattgtccaaTCCAGATAGCatagaaattgatttaaagggaattaaaaccaattctaccaagACAGGACAGACAGCTCCATGATAGCCATCTATTGCCGGCCTAGGCCTGCAACCTGCAGATTGTCTAGAAATAGGTTCGTGATTTgcgcttcgattttttttaaggtaccgATCCGAAGCGAAGCAACaccaaatgtttgtttttcaattttcaatgtgaatttttaaatgaaagatTCCATTTTTATTAAGATTAAGATTTGCAATGTGATTAAAATACGTTTTCTTACCTCAATTTGATCATTCATCATTTGATCAATCAGCAATCAGATTTTGACTAACCGAATTTTGGTTCGGGTTTTTCTGCGTACTAAACAAACACCTACGTAAAGTTGCAGATCTGGAGCAACagttgaaaagggcgcataagcattttgacagctagaactatttcGCAAATTCCGGtacaacaggtaactatttatCAAAATCCGTAGCATTACAAGGTAGCTGagaaggccagctattgtttaacacttcgagttttgtgaaaaattcttTTGTctcggaattttcaaaatagttccagctgtcaaaattttctcatgtTGCTCCAGAGATCATTTATCGATGTATGGCACACGATTTTCATAGCTTTTTCTTAGACGCCATGATGGGCCTGCTTGGTTTGTAAAGTTTTATtgtgcaattccgtcgtgaaacttctaACTTTTCCTGTCACTCTCGAGcgacgaaatggcctacttttctctaccaaaaataaaagaatggaaaattaataccttacaCGGTTGTATTTTTCCGAgaacattaagataaaaaaaatcggcaagtctgatatttggcaccatgaaagaagggctctttcccgacattttgcggggtccggcgaaatatAGCGTCGccggtctagagcaactttttttttagatttttttaaaaagattttctgggatttttcttcagaaaagtcgatgaAAAGCGATGAGTTCATGTTTATATCcataaaatttcatatgaaTATGCATCAATagactctaaattacatatttcACGAATATTAGACCTTTCCAAACCAAATTTAGCAGATTTCTAACTTTCTTTGAActaaccccaaaatccaagctggaaacctcaatacgaccgaataaaaaaaacctttctttgtacaatttgtcatgaaaatacagcaataGACTGCCCGGAAACAAATTCGAGCATTAAACTTAGAGTATTCATTTAAAAGCTGTTTATTAACCAAAACCaaaagaaactttttatttcaagccttttggtcaaatatgtaatttgaAGTCTCCTGAGGCATATTCAAATATCAGACCAAATATCAGATTTGtcgaattttttatcttaagtttgttctaggaaacacaccGTGGCCTCtcgataccagtgctgaaaagtcaacttttcagcgaaaaaaaaaaaacgaagttgactttatagctgtcggctaccattgctagtaccaaccactagtgtcttccttttttttttatctacaaggacttcgccgccctgggctcctaagtgtatgaaagtatggcacggagcgacggcgccgaatacccatatttacacaaagaattttagagcgcccaccgcgggattcgaactggcgacctctggattgtgagtccagtgcgcggtccgattgatctaaATGGGCGGGACTCTATTCAGCGCTTTTATcgaaaagtatcatttttaaatattttgttttgttttgaacggtgaatttacttaacacatctagagtttttttttgaataggtcctataaacatatgaaacacaatagcttataggacctttaaaaaaaactcaagacatgaatgtttggcatgaaattccattcaaaacgGGTTTGTAGGAATTGCAGAAAAAATTGTAAGCAGCTCGTTGcatgaattgattttttcagcactcgtcgtatttatccaactcggtaaacctcgttggattattgtacgactcgtgctgaaaaaatcttctttttgcaacttgttacataaactaatattttagtttttttttataggttCCGAAAGGTATTCACTTCACTCAtatttcgcgattttttttcattcttcccCAGTTCTACTCCCCGGTCAGGGACTACTCCAAGGTCGAGAGCCAGGCCCCCAAGTACACTGAATAAAGAGATAACTCTCGCGGCCCTCCGCCAGTGTTTCGCGGGCGCTAACACCATCAGCGAACCGATACGAACCTGTGCGCGACAAATACTATGTAGCAGCACCCTCGATCTTAAGCTTAGCAAAAATATTCGGTTGAAtgtaaaataaaacagtttgtgGTAACCACAGTGGAAACTCAGccgagaacgattttttttattccgtaaacaaatattgagaaatccTTAAAGATTAAAACGTTTTGAAGCCCTTGGAAATTCTGCCTTTTGGAAAATCTTATGACGTTGACTCTGAAGGAATGCCATAGTTTTTAAGGGTTTGGTttccaagaataaaaaaaaaaaagattgattgCTTAATAGCTTTCATCAGAGATACTTAATAGGTTCCTTTGTAACAGTTGTGATTGTTCCCAAAAGAAAGAGTCAATTTACAGATCGCAAGTGCAGAACCACCCTAAACTTTTCGGGTGCACACTAGCGCAACCTGTAAGTTGATAAGAAAGTGTTAAGTTTCCTTGGAGCTTTTTGATCGATACAAGTTTGGTATTTGCGAGCTTTTTTATTTCCACTGGCTATGCTGGTTGCCGGTTTGCGGGCGCTTtgaattaatgatttttatcataacttttaaaaGTTCTCCAAATCCATGCCTTTCTAAGAAGGTTGTTTCCTTCCTGACATAAGCAACTTGATTTTTGAGGAgttctcaattacggacttcaactttGGCTTgcgaaacaatgtttttttttgtaatggtgCTGAAATCGAAATTCATTAAATGTTACCTTAAggaccacttaaaaaaacaaggatcaacaatataaataaacatttttgatgttaTCAAATTAAACAagcattttttcagtaaatgGTGAATTATCTACAGGTGGTGAACAACGGAAATCGTCTTTTGATTCGTATTCGGTAATTCGGTAATTTCTGAATACACCCGTCCGGcagcagctgaagattcatgcagtCCCATGTCGCATGTTCGTGTGTAGACctaaacaatataaataaacatttttgttgttATCAAATTAAACATGCATTTTTTCAGCAAATGGTGAATTATCTACAGGTGGTCTACAACGGAAAACGCCTTTGATTCgaattcagtaaaaaaatgaggcgagtgaaatatttgaaacttctGTCTAATAGTTCTTCAGGATTGTAAAAAaactgaagtccgtaatagaagtgAGGAAAGCaaccacgcagaaaaataaggcatatttgaatcaacaaaacgttttgttgatttaaaaatcaagatttttgttgaatcaatgctaaacgtcaaagcaactttttcaaaacaacaaaagatttttgtgaaattgagaaaatcaaggtttcaactcaaaatcggcgttgatt
This is a stretch of genomic DNA from Culex pipiens pallens isolate TS chromosome 1, TS_CPP_V2, whole genome shotgun sequence. It encodes these proteins:
- the LOC120427414 gene encoding cytochrome c oxidase subunit NDUFA4 yields the protein MQGLSLASIKKNPALIPLYVCIGLGAAAAVFYTARLAIRSPEVTWSRKNNPEPWEEYRNKQHKFYSPVRDYSKVESQAPKYTE